From Cyanobium sp. Tous-M-B4, the proteins below share one genomic window:
- a CDS encoding GspE/PulE family protein, with translation MTLTPSRPVPEASSEEQQRLEVELLIGEPVLQAIELQALGQDLLFTGKGLPEARWRELGALPLQEANGRLVVAVPSNWGPQQRQNLSEELQRAGFNAELKLALATNLTTALTPKAPTPSPAASRPAQPRPPASFNAPRSLTKDLGIPGTSEGQRQEVADVEDLEINAAAASSSANASPIVSLVDRILIEALTSGASDIHVEPQENTLEIRFRLDGVLQKHFEDLPKSLTPAVTSRIKIMAELDIAERRLPQDGRIRRMFRGRKMDFRVSTLPSRNGEKICLRLLDSGATQLGLETLITDADARRTLRELGSKPYGMILVTGPTGSGKSTTLYALLAERNDPGINISTVEDPIEYTLHGITQTQVNREKGLDFSTALRAFMRQDPDVLLVGETRDLETAKTAIEAALTGHLVMTTLHCNDAASAIARLDEMGVEPFMVSASLLGIVSQRLLRRVCSACRISYTPNPEELARFGLLSSHETEVTFFRANTQNRNQEGCCPACNGAGYKGRVGVYEILRMTDTLAAAVAKRETTDVLRRMALENGMKTLLGYGLQLVREGHTTLAEVERMLLTDSGLESERRSKSLSTLTCSSCGAGLHDDWLECPYCLTSR, from the coding sequence GCAGCGTCTAGAGGTTGAGCTACTGATTGGTGAGCCGGTGCTGCAAGCAATCGAGTTGCAGGCCCTTGGTCAAGACTTACTTTTTACGGGCAAAGGGCTGCCAGAGGCGCGCTGGCGCGAACTGGGCGCCTTGCCCCTTCAAGAAGCCAATGGAAGATTGGTAGTTGCCGTACCGAGCAACTGGGGGCCCCAGCAACGCCAGAATTTAAGTGAGGAATTGCAACGTGCCGGCTTCAACGCGGAGCTGAAGTTGGCCTTAGCGACAAATCTCACAACTGCGCTCACGCCAAAAGCACCAACTCCTTCTCCCGCAGCCTCCAGACCAGCCCAACCACGACCACCTGCAAGCTTTAACGCCCCCCGCTCCTTAACCAAAGACCTAGGCATCCCGGGCACCTCCGAAGGACAGCGGCAAGAGGTCGCCGATGTCGAAGATCTGGAGATCAATGCGGCAGCTGCCAGCAGCAGTGCCAATGCGTCACCAATCGTCAGCTTGGTGGACCGGATCCTGATCGAGGCTCTTACCTCTGGAGCCAGTGATATTCACGTGGAACCCCAGGAAAACACCCTGGAAATCCGCTTTCGCCTCGACGGTGTACTGCAGAAGCACTTTGAGGATCTGCCAAAGAGCCTGACGCCGGCCGTGACATCACGCATCAAAATCATGGCGGAGCTGGACATCGCCGAACGGCGATTGCCTCAAGACGGCCGCATCAGGCGCATGTTCCGCGGCCGCAAAATGGATTTCCGGGTTAGCACTTTACCCAGCCGTAACGGTGAAAAAATATGCTTGCGCCTACTCGACAGCGGCGCCACCCAGCTCGGCCTGGAAACCCTGATCACCGATGCGGATGCCCGCAGAACCCTGCGGGAGCTTGGATCTAAGCCCTACGGAATGATTCTGGTAACGGGCCCGACCGGCTCGGGCAAATCGACCACCCTCTACGCCCTACTGGCTGAGCGCAACGATCCAGGCATCAACATTTCGACGGTTGAAGACCCAATCGAATACACCCTGCATGGCATCACCCAAACCCAAGTAAACCGAGAGAAGGGGCTCGATTTCAGTACGGCGCTACGTGCCTTCATGCGCCAGGATCCCGACGTTTTGCTGGTGGGAGAAACCCGCGACCTGGAGACCGCCAAAACGGCGATCGAGGCCGCACTTACCGGCCACCTAGTGATGACCACCCTGCACTGCAACGACGCAGCCAGCGCCATCGCCCGCCTCGATGAAATGGGTGTGGAGCCCTTCATGGTGAGCGCATCCCTGCTGGGCATCGTGTCCCAGCGGCTGCTGCGACGGGTGTGCTCGGCCTGCCGAATCAGCTACACCCCCAACCCGGAAGAACTGGCGCGTTTTGGTCTTTTGAGTAGCCACGAAACCGAGGTGACCTTCTTCAGGGCCAACACCCAGAACCGCAACCAGGAAGGCTGCTGCCCTGCTTGCAACGGTGCGGGCTACAAAGGAAGGGTTGGAGTTTACGAAATCCTGCGCATGACGGACACCTTGGCAGCAGCTGTCGCCAAGAGGGAAACCACCGATGTACTGCGACGAATGGCGCTTGAAAACGGCATGAAAACCCTTTTGGGCTACGGGCTGCAGCTAGTGCGCGAAGGTCACACAACCCTGGCCGAGGTCGAACGGATGCTGCT